The following proteins are encoded in a genomic region of Pirellulales bacterium:
- a CDS encoding tetratricopeptide repeat protein, with the protein MTTAEPTINQPSARAPQSDLDWKSALGSALAGLIGALVLAASIWAVYGRVVHSPLIYDDYTTLDENPSIRQLWPIWNFSGEASPLRPSPETPVAARPLVNFTLAINRHLSGLDPAGYRVTNIAIHFVAALILWALVRRTLRLDFFRGRFDGVAGILGFLSALIWALHPLNTESIAYITQRTESQMGLCYLVTMYASLRYWTGQSKLARAGWLVLAAIFCQFGALSKEMMASLPAVALLYERTFIAGSFWQSLRRSWPLYIGLALEWLPLVLINHNGPRTPSAGFHLGLPAYIWWYTQAEVLLLYLKLTFWPWPLLLHYEIPYKETLQIAWPWVLPVALLGLGTLYLVWRRTSAGFVAATVWAALSPTLVVPLVGEIVAERRMYVPLAAIVPLFVAGGYALARRLTGRNAANDGAVVETRRPLVMTLAGCAVLAVVFMLVGSARLTMYADEILLLEDNVARQPDDFFMLINLGVTLAKANRPQDAIPHFAHASELYRDGLILNYKIIPDSHKLYYNWAHAYQDMGQPDEAIKYYREAMKIRPDYPQTRYNLGLMLQEDRLYAEALEQYEETLRLKPAFGAAHCNLGALLAAAGQFEEAIPHLEQGTQLDPDPGTFVNLVDAYSKVGRRDDAIKAAESAIRLAREQNHNDLADDIEEWLKRFRPPPTK; encoded by the coding sequence ATGACGACCGCGGAACCAACGATTAATCAGCCGAGCGCACGAGCGCCGCAGTCGGATCTCGATTGGAAGTCTGCGCTCGGGAGCGCGCTCGCCGGCCTAATCGGCGCGTTGGTTTTGGCCGCGTCGATCTGGGCAGTTTATGGGCGCGTGGTCCACTCGCCTTTGATCTACGACGATTACACGACGTTGGACGAGAATCCATCGATCCGGCAGTTGTGGCCGATCTGGAATTTCTCGGGCGAAGCGAGCCCTTTGCGTCCCTCGCCAGAAACGCCGGTCGCGGCGCGGCCGCTCGTGAATTTCACGCTGGCCATCAATCGTCATTTGAGCGGATTGGATCCGGCCGGCTATCGAGTGACGAACATTGCGATCCATTTCGTAGCGGCGCTCATTCTGTGGGCACTGGTACGGCGGACGCTGCGGCTCGATTTTTTCCGAGGACGCTTTGACGGCGTGGCCGGGATACTGGGGTTCCTGTCGGCCCTGATCTGGGCGTTGCATCCGCTCAATACCGAGAGCATTGCCTACATCACGCAGCGCACTGAGTCGCAAATGGGGCTGTGCTACCTGGTGACGATGTACGCGTCGTTGCGTTATTGGACGGGCCAAAGCAAGCTGGCTCGCGCTGGCTGGCTGGTGTTGGCGGCAATCTTTTGCCAGTTCGGAGCGCTGAGCAAGGAGATGATGGCTTCGCTGCCGGCCGTGGCGTTATTGTACGAGCGGACATTTATTGCCGGATCGTTCTGGCAATCGCTGCGACGGTCGTGGCCGTTATACATCGGGTTAGCGCTCGAGTGGTTGCCACTGGTATTGATCAACCACAACGGGCCGCGCACGCCGAGCGCCGGTTTTCATCTGGGGCTGCCGGCCTACATCTGGTGGTACACGCAGGCCGAGGTCTTGCTGCTGTATTTGAAATTGACGTTCTGGCCCTGGCCGCTGTTGTTGCACTACGAGATTCCGTACAAGGAAACGCTGCAAATTGCCTGGCCGTGGGTGCTGCCGGTGGCGCTGTTGGGGCTGGGGACCTTGTACCTGGTTTGGCGTCGCACGAGTGCCGGATTTGTTGCCGCCACGGTGTGGGCCGCCTTGTCGCCGACGCTCGTCGTACCGCTGGTCGGCGAGATCGTGGCCGAACGGCGGATGTACGTTCCCCTGGCCGCGATCGTGCCTTTGTTCGTAGCCGGCGGATATGCGCTAGCGCGCCGTTTGACGGGACGCAACGCGGCGAATGATGGCGCGGTTGTTGAAACGCGCCGGCCGCTGGTCATGACGCTGGCCGGCTGCGCGGTCTTGGCCGTGGTGTTCATGCTGGTCGGCAGCGCACGTCTGACGATGTATGCCGATGAGATTCTGCTGCTCGAGGACAACGTGGCTCGGCAGCCCGACGACTTTTTTATGTTGATCAACTTGGGCGTAACGCTTGCCAAGGCGAACCGTCCGCAAGATGCCATTCCGCATTTCGCGCACGCCTCGGAGTTGTATCGCGACGGGCTGATCTTGAACTACAAGATCATTCCCGATTCGCACAAGCTGTATTACAACTGGGCTCATGCTTACCAGGACATGGGGCAACCGGACGAGGCGATCAAGTATTATCGCGAGGCGATGAAGATTCGGCCCGACTATCCTCAAACGCGCTATAACCTCGGGTTGATGCTGCAGGAGGATCGGCTATACGCCGAAGCGCTGGAGCAGTACGAGGAAACGCTGCGTCTTAAACCTGCGTTCGGCGCGGCGCACTGCAACCTTGGGGCGCTATTGGCCGCGGCCGGGCAATTCGAGGAGGCCATTCCCCATCTGGAGCAAGGCACGCAACTGGATCCCGATCCGGGAACGTTCGTTAACCTGGTCGATGCCTATTCCAAGGTGGGGCGCCGCGACGACGCCATCAAAGCGGCCGAATCGGCGATCCGCCTGGCACGCGAGCAGAATCACAACGACCTGGCCGACGATATCGAGGAATGGTTGAAGAGATTCCGGCCCCCACCAACAAAGTAG
- a CDS encoding aldose 1-epimerase encodes MSDIITLHDATTGATAKIAPQRGFNCFSYQPVVGGEANEVLWTAADFVAGGGKGSHSGIPILFPFPGRLRGTSFTFEGRSFPLEAGDGIGNTIHGFVIDRPWRLVEQTGTMAVGEFQASTDGPEILAHWPADFRIAVVYELVGHALTSEVRIENTGDAPLPFGFGTHPYFRVPLGAKGAADDCVVTVPAAQYWELSKMLPTGRKLPATGPHGLAQGLQFAETRLDDVFTDLTFTAGRAVTTIADPHNHRTLEMTFDEQCRECVVYNPPHRQAICIEPYTCVPDAYELAEHDAETGLRVLAPGEVFSTRIDIRVRG; translated from the coding sequence ATGTCTGACATCATCACGCTGCACGACGCCACCACGGGCGCCACGGCAAAAATCGCCCCGCAGCGCGGCTTCAACTGCTTCAGCTATCAACCTGTGGTGGGGGGCGAGGCGAACGAGGTTCTATGGACCGCCGCCGACTTCGTAGCCGGAGGCGGCAAGGGATCGCACAGTGGCATCCCGATCTTGTTTCCCTTTCCCGGGCGTTTGCGCGGTACCAGCTTCACGTTCGAAGGGCGCTCGTTCCCACTCGAAGCCGGCGACGGCATCGGCAATACGATTCACGGCTTCGTGATCGATCGGCCGTGGCGGCTCGTCGAGCAGACTGGCACGATGGCCGTCGGAGAGTTTCAGGCCTCGACCGATGGTCCGGAAATACTCGCGCATTGGCCGGCCGATTTTCGGATCGCGGTCGTTTACGAATTAGTCGGCCACGCGCTGACCAGCGAGGTGAGGATCGAGAACACGGGCGATGCTCCCTTGCCATTTGGATTCGGCACGCATCCTTATTTCCGCGTGCCGCTGGGGGCCAAGGGAGCGGCCGACGACTGCGTCGTGACCGTGCCCGCGGCGCAATATTGGGAGCTGTCGAAAATGCTGCCCACCGGGCGGAAGTTGCCCGCCACCGGCCCGCACGGGCTGGCGCAAGGGCTGCAATTCGCCGAAACTCGGTTGGACGACGTTTTTACGGATCTGACCTTCACGGCCGGCCGCGCCGTGACGACCATTGCCGATCCGCACAATCACCGCACGCTGGAGATGACCTTCGACGAGCAGTGTCGCGAATGTGTCGTTTACAATCCGCCGCATCGTCAGGCAATTTGCATCGAGCCGTATACCTGCGTGCCGGACGCCTACGAGTTGGCCGAGCATGACGCGGAGACTGGCCTGCGCGTACTGGCGCCAGGTGAGGTCTTTTCGACGCGGATCGATATTCGCGTGCGGGGATAG
- a CDS encoding MFS transporter, with amino-acid sequence MSATSSSPGRLTTVQWLICVIASIGFAFDIYELLMLPLILRPALQEMGITPGSEAFAHWRGMLFFVPAFVGGVFGLLGGYLTDRLGRRAVLTWSILLYAFSAFAAGFATSMPMLLFFRCTTFVGVCVEFVAAVAWLAELFPEPKQRERVLGYTQFFSSIGGLLVAGANSLAIEYSGNLPAIAMPEFLTSLLGSIDPKHQHEAWRYTLMSGLIPAIPLIVIRPFLPESPIWAQKRAAGTLKRPNIAELFSPALRHTTIVTTLMFACSYGAAFGAIQQIPQIVPGLPDVQQKTEGKKKPEQAKIEQATAADVTKVQEVGGLVGRFVLAVLAVRIVSRRTLIRLFQVPGLIVMPLVFAVAGVQSLQLLYVGIFVAGFLTVAQFSFWGNYLPRVYPVHLRGTGESFAANIGGRMIGTSFAWITSTLATTSLIPGSSDPTKMAYTAAAVGFSVYAVGLIASFWLPEPPAEDMAD; translated from the coding sequence ATGTCCGCTACCTCCTCTTCGCCTGGGCGTCTGACCACGGTTCAATGGCTGATCTGCGTCATCGCCTCGATCGGCTTTGCCTTCGACATTTATGAACTGTTGATGCTGCCGTTGATCTTGCGGCCGGCTCTGCAGGAGATGGGTATCACGCCCGGAAGTGAAGCTTTCGCCCATTGGCGAGGCATGTTGTTCTTTGTGCCCGCTTTCGTCGGGGGTGTATTCGGCTTGTTGGGGGGCTACCTCACGGATCGATTGGGCCGGCGTGCCGTGCTGACGTGGAGCATTCTGCTGTACGCCTTCTCAGCATTTGCCGCCGGCTTTGCCACGTCGATGCCGATGCTGCTTTTCTTCCGCTGCACGACCTTCGTCGGTGTGTGCGTGGAATTCGTGGCGGCCGTCGCCTGGCTGGCCGAGCTTTTTCCTGAACCTAAGCAACGCGAACGAGTGCTGGGCTACACGCAGTTCTTTTCGTCGATCGGCGGGTTGCTCGTCGCCGGGGCCAACTCGTTGGCCATCGAGTATTCAGGAAACCTGCCCGCCATCGCCATGCCTGAGTTTCTGACCTCGCTCCTGGGCAGTATCGACCCCAAGCATCAGCACGAGGCATGGCGCTATACGTTGATGTCCGGCTTGATCCCGGCGATACCACTGATCGTGATCCGGCCATTCTTGCCCGAAAGCCCGATTTGGGCACAAAAGCGTGCCGCCGGCACGCTGAAGCGCCCCAACATCGCCGAACTTTTCTCGCCGGCGCTGCGGCATACGACGATCGTCACCACGCTGATGTTCGCCTGCAGCTATGGGGCCGCCTTCGGCGCCATCCAACAGATTCCACAGATCGTGCCTGGCCTGCCTGACGTTCAACAGAAAACCGAAGGAAAGAAAAAACCCGAGCAGGCAAAGATCGAGCAAGCCACGGCTGCCGATGTTACCAAGGTGCAAGAGGTCGGCGGCCTCGTCGGGCGATTTGTACTGGCCGTACTGGCTGTGCGCATCGTCAGTCGCCGAACGCTGATCCGCTTGTTCCAGGTGCCCGGGCTGATCGTCATGCCGCTGGTGTTTGCTGTAGCCGGCGTGCAGAGCTTGCAACTGCTCTACGTCGGCATTTTCGTTGCTGGATTCCTTACCGTGGCGCAGTTCAGCTTTTGGGGTAATTACTTGCCGCGCGTCTATCCGGTGCATTTGCGCGGCACAGGCGAAAGCTTCGCCGCCAACATCGGCGGCCGCATGATCGGCACTTCGTTCGCCTGGATCACTAGCACGCTCGCCACAACTTCGCTCATCCCCGGAAGTTCGGACCCGACGAAAATGGCGTACACGGCCGCCGCCGTTGGCTTTAGCGTCTACGCAGTCGGCTTGATCGCATCCTTTTGGCTGCCCGAGCCTCCGGCGGAAGACATGGCCGACTGA
- a CDS encoding helix-turn-helix domain-containing protein, with product MVGLPTSPLPELLTQTEAAKLLNCSDRHVYNLFRRGKLARHYVGACVRYKRSDILALIEDGRKEANADGRDIYSTQR from the coding sequence ATGGTAGGTCTTCCCACGTCTCCGCTTCCCGAACTGCTGACGCAGACCGAAGCCGCGAAGCTTCTCAATTGCAGCGATCGGCACGTTTACAACCTCTTCAGACGCGGCAAGCTCGCACGGCACTACGTCGGCGCCTGTGTTCGCTACAAACGTTCAGACATCCTCGCGTTGATTGAAGACGGCAGGAAGGAGGCGAACGCCGATGGCCGCGATATCTACTCGACGCAACGGTAG
- a CDS encoding FAD-dependent oxidoreductase — MRVAVIGAGPAGITAAMRLAQGGAQVAVYEAGDLIGGLARSFDLWGQRVDLGPHRFFSMDARVNRLWLDVVGRDYRMVDRLTRIHYRGRFFHYPLRPVNALTNMGVVNAGQCLISYLRERIAPTCDPERDRSFESWVVNRFGRRLFNMFFKSYSEKLWGISCQQLDADFAAQRIKKFSLGEAIKSALLPRKQSAHHTLVDRFAYPTAGTGSVYERMAERVRSLGGEIHLGSPVRRVVHEDRHVRGVEQVDGRLDTCDHVISTMPLTLLVRGLGDIPDDVRTSIESLKFRNTVLVYLHVDAVDLFPDQWVYIHSDNLKMGRLTNFRNWVPELYGEHNTTILAAEYWCYEQDALWTQPDEKIIADAEAELRTTGLMADAKVLAGHVVRIPRCYPVYARGYREHVERVVSYLQTFSGITPIGRYGSFKYNSQDHSILMGVLAAENLLENRRHDLWAVNTDYASYQEDALITETGLVAEADHA, encoded by the coding sequence ATGCGAGTCGCGGTGATCGGAGCCGGCCCGGCGGGCATAACGGCCGCCATGCGCCTGGCTCAAGGAGGCGCCCAGGTTGCGGTCTATGAGGCCGGCGACCTCATCGGCGGACTGGCGCGCTCCTTCGACTTGTGGGGGCAACGCGTCGACCTGGGGCCGCATCGTTTCTTCAGCATGGACGCGCGCGTCAATCGGCTATGGCTCGACGTCGTCGGCCGCGACTACCGCATGGTCGACCGGCTGACCCGCATCCATTATCGCGGCCGGTTTTTCCATTATCCTCTGCGCCCGGTCAACGCCTTGACAAACATGGGCGTCGTTAACGCCGGGCAATGCTTAATCAGCTACCTCCGCGAGCGTATCGCCCCCACCTGCGACCCCGAGCGCGACCGCTCGTTCGAGTCCTGGGTCGTCAACCGGTTCGGGCGGCGCTTGTTCAACATGTTCTTCAAGTCCTACAGCGAAAAGCTGTGGGGCATTTCGTGCCAGCAGTTGGACGCCGATTTCGCCGCGCAGCGGATCAAGAAGTTTTCGCTCGGCGAGGCCATCAAGAGCGCTCTCTTGCCACGTAAGCAGAGCGCGCATCACACGCTCGTCGACCGTTTCGCGTATCCCACGGCCGGAACCGGCTCGGTCTACGAACGGATGGCCGAACGCGTCCGTTCGCTGGGGGGCGAGATTCATCTGGGCTCGCCCGTGCGGCGCGTCGTGCATGAGGATCGTCACGTGCGCGGTGTGGAGCAGGTCGACGGTCGGCTCGATACATGCGATCACGTGATTTCGACCATGCCGCTGACGCTGCTGGTGCGCGGCTTGGGCGATATTCCCGACGATGTCCGCACTTCGATCGAAAGCCTGAAGTTTCGCAACACGGTGCTTGTCTATCTGCACGTCGACGCGGTAGACCTGTTCCCGGATCAGTGGGTCTACATCCATTCCGACAATTTGAAGATGGGGCGGTTAACCAATTTTCGCAATTGGGTCCCCGAACTCTACGGCGAGCACAATACGACGATTCTGGCCGCCGAGTACTGGTGCTACGAGCAGGATGCGTTGTGGACCCAGCCGGACGAGAAGATCATCGCCGATGCCGAAGCCGAGCTGCGCACCACCGGCTTGATGGCCGATGCGAAAGTGTTGGCTGGGCACGTGGTGCGCATTCCGCGCTGCTATCCCGTCTACGCCCGCGGCTATCGCGAGCATGTCGAGCGCGTCGTCTCGTACTTGCAGACCTTTTCCGGCATCACGCCCATCGGCCGGTACGGATCGTTCAAGTACAACAGCCAGGATCACAGCATCCTGATGGGCGTACTGGCTGCCGAAAATCTGCTCGAAAATCGTCGTCACGACCTGTGGGCCGTGAACACCGACTACGCAAGTTATCAGGAAGACGCGCTCATCACCGAAACCGGTCTGGTCGCGGAAGCGGATCACGCGTGA
- a CDS encoding DUF1580 domain-containing protein — translation MPLPKGEVRITLSQAAQVVPNEPTATTLWNWQEYGLRGIRLEVERVGTRISTSEKAVKRFLKLVSDRVEADRKQVRARREKRSTSRVAS, via the coding sequence ATGCCCCTCCCTAAGGGCGAGGTTCGCATCACGCTGTCGCAGGCAGCGCAAGTCGTACCTAACGAGCCCACAGCAACCACGCTTTGGAATTGGCAGGAATATGGCCTTCGCGGCATTCGCCTCGAGGTCGAGCGCGTTGGCACGCGGATCAGCACTAGCGAGAAAGCGGTCAAACGCTTTCTCAAGCTCGTGTCTGATCGCGTTGAAGCTGATCGTAAGCAGGTTCGCGCCCGACGCGAGAAGCGATCGACCTCCCGCGTCGCATCCTAA
- a CDS encoding cellulase family glycosylhydrolase, whose amino-acid sequence MQPIEHGGFRKSYFVFKHFLLTFVAAVTAWHSVAATGKAQILYTGVNLSGAEFGATPTPGHTGTVGTDYTYPTDQEIDYFLSEGMNTIRLPFRWERLQPTPDAPFNSAEFARLNSVVQYATSHGATVILDPHNYGRYYPDPNNSQGSAQGLIGSAVPDSEFDDLWSRLAADYKNNSHVAFGLMNEPNSMPTEQWVTAANSAIAAIRSTGASNMVLVPGNAWTGASSWDQNWYGTPNATAMLNIKDPGNNFAIEVHQYLDSDGSGTSSTIANNDPNIGVERLTDFTQWLEANHLRGFLGEFAAANSTMGAGQIGNQAINNMLNYMQANSSAWLGWTWWAAGPWWGNYSFTLEPKDLGAANQSDQPAMSVLAPHAVGVHADGDVNMDGIVNAEDLALVASNWLHSGAGLAVDANRDGIVNGQDIALISSQFLQTGSGFQSSSAALSVPEPEALSLIVMAGILGSWLVRYRFARRTYPLPSVSRTGYRSNV is encoded by the coding sequence ATGCAACCTATCGAACATGGCGGATTTCGCAAGTCGTACTTTGTTTTTAAGCACTTTTTACTGACGTTCGTGGCCGCGGTCACGGCTTGGCACTCGGTGGCCGCGACCGGCAAGGCCCAGATTCTGTACACGGGCGTAAATCTGTCCGGCGCCGAGTTCGGCGCCACGCCCACGCCCGGCCATACGGGCACGGTCGGCACCGATTACACGTATCCCACGGATCAGGAAATCGATTATTTCCTGAGCGAGGGGATGAACACGATTCGGCTGCCGTTTCGCTGGGAGCGTTTGCAGCCGACGCCCGATGCACCGTTTAACAGCGCCGAGTTCGCACGGCTGAACAGCGTTGTGCAGTACGCCACGAGTCATGGCGCGACGGTCATTCTCGACCCGCACAATTACGGCCGATACTACCCGGATCCCAACAACTCGCAGGGTTCGGCACAGGGGCTGATCGGCAGCGCCGTTCCCGACTCGGAGTTCGACGACCTGTGGTCGCGACTGGCCGCCGACTACAAGAACAATTCGCACGTCGCGTTTGGCCTGATGAACGAGCCCAACTCGATGCCCACCGAGCAGTGGGTCACGGCCGCTAATAGCGCGATCGCGGCCATTCGCTCGACCGGCGCGAGCAACATGGTACTGGTGCCCGGCAACGCCTGGACCGGTGCCAGCAGTTGGGACCAGAACTGGTATGGCACCCCCAACGCTACCGCGATGTTGAACATCAAGGATCCGGGCAATAACTTCGCAATCGAGGTCCATCAGTATCTGGACAGCGACGGCTCGGGCACATCGTCAACGATCGCCAATAACGATCCGAATATCGGCGTCGAGCGATTGACCGATTTCACACAATGGCTCGAAGCTAATCATCTGCGCGGGTTTCTGGGAGAGTTCGCTGCGGCGAATTCGACGATGGGCGCCGGCCAGATCGGCAACCAGGCGATCAACAATATGTTGAACTACATGCAAGCCAACAGCAGCGCTTGGCTCGGCTGGACGTGGTGGGCCGCCGGGCCGTGGTGGGGAAACTACAGTTTCACGCTCGAGCCGAAGGATCTGGGCGCGGCGAATCAGTCCGATCAGCCGGCAATGTCGGTGCTCGCGCCGCATGCAGTGGGTGTTCATGCCGACGGAGACGTGAACATGGACGGGATCGTGAATGCGGAAGATCTCGCACTGGTTGCAAGTAACTGGCTGCATTCAGGGGCCGGTTTAGCGGTTGACGCCAATCGTGACGGCATCGTGAACGGTCAGGACATAGCCCTGATTTCGTCGCAATTCCTGCAAACCGGCAGCGGCTTTCAATCCAGCAGCGCTGCGTTGAGTGTGCCGGAGCCGGAGGCACTTTCGCTCATAGTCATGGCGGGAATTCTCGGAAGTTGGCTTGTTCGGTACCGATTTGCGCGACGAACGTATCCTTTGCCGTCGGTGTCCAGAACAGGATACCGATCGAACGTGTAG
- a CDS encoding thioesterase domain-containing protein, producing the protein MTSNPHKPGNLLPLQPLGNSCPLYLCYSVGGECLQYQALVRNLGVAQPVYGFQPREASSQPKRYEHLQEIAADCVEDLCHHQPDGPYCLGGFSFGGLVAYEMARLLRDRGQEVALLAIIDVGPAWHPPQTLRELLLATPAAIWNFPRWLIGMLTDWRGFPLRRKVRQRIRRIRKLLTARMVWDSRSAVRPATEDFFEVDKLNERSRRLIPILFDAYLRYQPGVYGGRVSLFRARTWPLIQLPRHDLGWGRYASGRVDVEVIPGGHSSILTEPYVMALATALRRKLEMMSRPAQPTHDYITSDRDATH; encoded by the coding sequence ATGACGTCAAACCCGCACAAGCCGGGCAACCTTTTGCCGTTGCAACCGCTGGGCAACAGTTGTCCGCTGTATCTCTGCTATTCGGTCGGGGGCGAGTGCCTGCAATATCAGGCGCTGGTGCGCAATCTCGGGGTGGCGCAGCCCGTGTACGGTTTTCAACCGCGCGAGGCATCTAGCCAGCCCAAACGTTACGAGCACCTGCAAGAAATTGCCGCCGACTGTGTGGAGGATTTATGCCACCATCAGCCGGATGGGCCCTATTGCCTCGGCGGCTTTTCGTTCGGCGGCCTTGTCGCCTACGAGATGGCGCGGCTGTTGCGAGACCGAGGACAGGAGGTGGCGCTACTTGCGATCATCGACGTTGGGCCTGCCTGGCATCCACCGCAAACGCTCAGAGAATTGCTTCTTGCCACGCCGGCCGCGATTTGGAATTTTCCCCGTTGGCTGATCGGCATGTTGACCGACTGGCGCGGCTTCCCCTTGCGTCGCAAGGTTCGCCAACGGATACGGCGCATTCGGAAGCTACTCACCGCCCGGATGGTGTGGGACAGCCGTTCCGCGGTCCGCCCCGCGACCGAGGATTTTTTCGAAGTCGACAAGCTCAACGAACGCAGCCGTCGATTGATTCCCATACTCTTCGATGCTTACCTGCGCTATCAACCGGGAGTGTATGGCGGACGAGTGTCACTGTTTCGTGCCCGCACCTGGCCTTTAATCCAACTTCCGCGGCACGATTTGGGCTGGGGGCGTTATGCCTCGGGCCGAGTCGACGTCGAGGTGATACCCGGCGGGCATTCGAGCATCCTCACCGAGCCCTACGTCATGGCACTGGCGACAGCCCTGCGGCGGAAGCTTGAAATGATGTCGCGCCCAGCTCAGCCAACGCACGACTACATCACTTCAGATCGGGACGCGACTCATTAG
- a CDS encoding prolyl oligopeptidase family serine peptidase yields the protein MEFERRFGMQRVLAAVTVSTCWLCYCAFAAAQEPNTTPLTEAQRAVMTIPTKIAGTYRGGELVELRVGDRIAYLVKPTGKTDAQKRWLWEFPFWLGINDGFGNLQHRNYAERALAAGFHIAGVDVGPSCASPAAANVCQEFYKQLVAEHGLSPRARIMGQSHGGLIAYGWAFRNPTCVERIVGICPATDFRSWPGLANTINFPAKGLGYDLTLAELESRTAEFNPIDNLAPLSKAGVKILHIHGDRDTLVPMSDNSTELARRYRELGGTATIVVLEGLGHGGQELYQSEPLVNFLLGE from the coding sequence ATGGAATTCGAACGACGATTCGGCATGCAACGCGTCCTTGCCGCGGTGACAGTTTCGACTTGCTGGTTGTGCTATTGCGCATTTGCCGCTGCCCAGGAACCGAATACCACGCCGCTGACCGAGGCGCAGCGCGCCGTGATGACGATTCCGACCAAGATCGCGGGCACCTACCGCGGCGGTGAATTGGTTGAGCTTCGCGTGGGCGATCGCATCGCCTACCTGGTCAAGCCCACGGGAAAGACTGACGCGCAGAAGCGTTGGCTGTGGGAATTTCCATTCTGGCTGGGAATCAACGACGGGTTTGGCAATTTGCAGCATCGCAATTATGCCGAGCGGGCGCTGGCCGCGGGGTTTCATATCGCGGGGGTAGATGTCGGGCCCTCGTGCGCGAGTCCCGCCGCGGCCAACGTCTGTCAAGAATTTTATAAGCAACTAGTTGCCGAACACGGCCTATCGCCGCGGGCGCGAATCATGGGGCAGAGTCACGGCGGATTGATCGCCTACGGCTGGGCGTTTCGCAATCCGACGTGTGTCGAACGGATCGTCGGAATCTGTCCGGCCACGGATTTTCGCAGTTGGCCCGGCCTGGCGAATACGATCAATTTTCCGGCCAAGGGACTGGGGTACGATCTGACACTCGCAGAACTGGAAAGTCGAACGGCAGAATTCAACCCGATCGATAATCTGGCACCGCTCTCCAAAGCGGGCGTGAAGATTCTGCACATCCACGGCGACCGAGACACACTGGTCCCCATGAGCGACAACTCGACGGAACTGGCCCGCCGGTACCGTGAACTCGGCGGCACGGCAACCATTGTCGTTCTCGAGGGGCTAGGGCATGGCGGCCAGGAGCTGTATCAATCGGAACCGCTCGTGAACTTTCTCTTAGGCGAATGA
- a CDS encoding lectin-like protein, which produces MRGAVVVVVFLTVWRVAVASAAVLPISPIITDPASGHRFQLLSNATWADSEAEAVALGGHLATIDSQETQDFVLSTFGAYSGFQHILWIGLYDPTQQTNPTDPAANYVWVDGSPITYTNWDPGEPNNAFGTEFWVAMYYPNYHNPGAWNDWSVQKTDPIGIPFYGVVQYVPEPSTLLLAAVGLIGFAAWRRRWHRLGR; this is translated from the coding sequence ATGAGAGGGGCAGTCGTCGTCGTTGTTTTTTTAACAGTATGGCGAGTGGCGGTGGCGTCGGCAGCCGTTTTACCCATCAGTCCGATCATCACCGATCCGGCATCAGGGCATCGCTTTCAGTTGCTCTCCAACGCCACATGGGCTGACTCCGAAGCCGAGGCGGTCGCGCTCGGCGGGCATCTGGCCACGATCGATAGCCAGGAAACGCAGGATTTCGTTCTCAGCACTTTTGGTGCTTATAGCGGATTTCAGCACATCTTATGGATCGGCCTCTATGATCCGACGCAGCAGACCAATCCGACCGATCCGGCGGCCAACTACGTGTGGGTCGATGGCTCGCCGATCACATACACGAATTGGGATCCTGGTGAGCCGAACAATGCCTTCGGTACGGAGTTCTGGGTCGCCATGTATTATCCGAACTATCACAACCCGGGAGCCTGGAACGACTGGTCTGTCCAAAAGACCGACCCGATTGGCATCCCGTTTTACGGCGTCGTCCAATATGTTCCTGAACCTTCCACATTATTGCTGGCCGCAGTCGGGCTCATAGGCTTTGCTGCCTGGCGAAGACGGTGGCACCGCTTGGGCCGATGA